One genomic window of Enoplosus armatus isolate fEnoArm2 chromosome 19, fEnoArm2.hap1, whole genome shotgun sequence includes the following:
- the hlx1 gene encoding H2.0-like homeobox protein: MYTAGLNPFYASNFSLWSAYCAGGFAVDTMKKPSFCIADILQAGDAENIPGSSALMVHMGHHHHHHRAQQQQQQQGHSGGSPLRPSPVAPEPSVYGARVSPASPYHRHGLQLTSVSRTAFNSQQAPPPSSKDLKFGIDRILSTDFDPKGKDKSSLRDLTSIVSSNRQSGIHIPVQPPASQYFSSIDHGMSDASSMMSSLGSSSRQSGQHQFQDTFPGPYAVLTKDTMPQTYKRKRSWSRAVFSNLQRKGLEKRFEVQKYVTKPDRKQLAAMLGLTDAQVKVWFQNRRMKWRHSKEAQAQKDKEKEQPDKSAPEAGSRESKEPAESECESDGGSECESDEAPEENSDGHLDVSELNKTSVIMSGSGPASSAEAAATDTDTPASQILI, encoded by the exons ATGTACACGGCCGGGCTCAACCCGTTTTACGCGTCAAACTTTAGTCTCTGGTCTGCGTACTGCGCAGGGGGCTTCGCTGTGGATACGATGAAGAAACCCTCGTTTTGCATCGCAGACATTTTGCAGGCTGGAGATGCAGAGAACATCCCGGGGTCGTCGGCCCTCATGGTGCACATgggacaccaccaccaccaccaccgcgcgcagcagcagcagcagcagcaggggcaCTCCGGCGGCTCGCCGCTGCGCCCTTCTCCTGTCGCGCCGGAGCCGTCGGTGTACGGCGCGAGGGTGAGTCCGGCGTCTCCTTACCACAGACACGGACTACAGCTCACATCAGTCTCCAGAACTGCGTTTAACTCCCAACAAGCCCCCCCGCCTTCAAGCAAAGACCTCAAATTCGGAATTGATCGGATATTGTCGACAGACTTTGATCCAAAGGGCAAAGACAAGTCGTCATTAAGAG ATCTCACATCCATCGTTAGCTCGAACCGTCAGTCAGGGATCCACATCCCCGTTCAGCCTCCGGCCAGCCAGTACTTCTCCTCCATAGACCACGGGATGAGCGACGCGTCCTCCATGATGAGTTCActaggcagcagcagcaggcaatCAGGCCAGCATCAGTTTCAGGACACCTTCCCAG GTCCCTATGCTGTCCTCACAAAAGACACCATGCCACAGACGTACAAGAGGAAACGGTCGTGGTCGAGGGCCGTGTTTTCAAACCTGCAGAGGAAAGGACTGGAGAAGAGATTTGAAGTACAGAAATATGTCACCAAGccagacaggaagcagctggcTGCGATGCTCGGGCTGACAGACGCTCAG gtgaaGGTGTGGTTTCAGAACAGACGCATGAAGTGGAGGCACTCCAAAGAGGCCCAGGCCCAGAAGGACAAGGAGAAGGAGCAGCCGGACAAGAGTGCGCCTGAGGCCGGCAGCAGGGAGTCCAAAGAGCCGGCGGAGTCCGAGTGCGAGAGCGACGGCGGCAGCGAGTGCGAATCCGACGAGGCTCCGGAGGAAAACTCTGACGGACACTTGGACGTTTCTGAGCTCAACAAAACCAGCGTGATCATGAGCGGCAGCGGGCCGGCGAGCAGCGCGGAGGCAGCGGCCACAGACACGGACACGCCGGCCTCACAGATACTAATATGA